A portion of the Candidatus Binataceae bacterium genome contains these proteins:
- a CDS encoding cobyrinate a,c-diamide synthase has product MASTPAIPRVLLAATGSGAGKTTAVIALIGALRARGMRVAAFKCGPDYLDPTYHRRAAGAPSHNLDGWMMGREAVLSTFARAADGADIAVIEGMMGLFDGVAPERDEGSTAEIAKWLDAPVLLVVDASGMARTVAALAAGFKRFDPRLNLAGLLCNRVGGRGHLDLLRTASAELPVLGGFPAEPRAAFPERHLGLLSADDKSVAPALFAAWTVLAAEWLDLDAIVELARAAPPLAAGAEELWPRRGADAPRCRIGVAHDAAFHFYYEDNLRRLELAGAELVRFAPTRDRELPQVDGLYFGGGYPEACARELSGNQAMLDAVRGFVRRGGPIYAECGGLMYLADAIRTLDGRRWPMAGIVGGEAVMADRLQALGYVEVETRADSIVGPAGMRLRGHQFRYSTLKPAPPARFARVYSVSPRWGGATFDEGYRTGGVLASYVHVHWASNPQAAGHFVDSCARWRANRMGEHGGLPR; this is encoded by the coding sequence ATGGCCTCAACGCCTGCAATTCCGCGCGTGCTCCTCGCCGCCACCGGCAGCGGCGCGGGCAAGACTACGGCGGTCATCGCGCTTATCGGGGCGCTGCGCGCGCGCGGGATGCGGGTGGCGGCGTTCAAGTGCGGCCCCGATTATCTCGATCCGACCTACCATCGCCGCGCCGCCGGCGCGCCCTCGCACAACCTCGACGGTTGGATGATGGGGCGCGAGGCGGTCCTCAGCACCTTTGCGCGTGCCGCCGACGGCGCCGACATCGCCGTGATCGAGGGCATGATGGGGCTGTTCGACGGCGTCGCGCCCGAGCGCGACGAAGGCTCGACGGCGGAAATCGCCAAATGGCTCGACGCGCCGGTGCTGCTGGTCGTGGACGCGTCGGGGATGGCGCGCACGGTGGCGGCGCTCGCCGCCGGCTTCAAACGCTTCGATCCGCGGCTCAACCTGGCGGGCCTGCTCTGCAACCGCGTCGGCGGTCGCGGCCATCTGGATCTCCTGCGCACGGCGTCAGCCGAGCTGCCGGTGTTGGGCGGCTTTCCGGCCGAGCCCCGCGCGGCGTTTCCCGAGCGCCATCTCGGACTGCTCAGCGCCGACGACAAGTCGGTTGCGCCGGCGCTGTTCGCGGCGTGGACGGTGCTTGCCGCCGAGTGGCTCGATCTCGACGCGATCGTCGAGCTCGCGCGCGCCGCGCCGCCGCTTGCGGCCGGCGCGGAGGAGTTATGGCCCCGGCGCGGCGCCGACGCCCCGCGATGCCGGATCGGCGTGGCCCACGATGCCGCGTTCCATTTCTACTATGAGGACAATCTGCGACGGCTCGAGCTTGCGGGCGCGGAGCTGGTGCGCTTTGCGCCCACGCGCGATCGCGAGCTGCCGCAAGTCGACGGACTTTACTTCGGCGGCGGCTATCCGGAAGCCTGTGCGCGCGAGCTTTCCGGCAATCAGGCGATGCTCGACGCGGTGCGCGGCTTTGTGCGGCGCGGCGGGCCAATCTACGCCGAGTGCGGCGGCCTGATGTACCTGGCCGACGCGATCCGCACGCTCGACGGCCGACGCTGGCCGATGGCGGGAATCGTCGGCGGCGAGGCCGTGATGGCGGATAGACTCCAGGCGCTGGGCTATGTCGAGGTCGAAACGCGCGCGGATTCGATCGTCGGACCGGCCGGGATGCGCCTGCGGGGCCATCAGTTCCGTTACTCCACACTTAAGCCAGCCCCGCCGGCGAGGTTCGCGCGCGTGTACTCGGTGAGCCCGCGATGGGGCGGCGCGACGTTCGACGAAGGCTACCGCACGGGCGGCGTGCTCGCCTCTTACGTGCATGTGCATTGGGCGTCGAATCCGCAGGCGGCCGGGCATTTCGTCGATTCCTGCGCGCGCTGGCGTGCGAATCGGATGGGCGAGCACGGAGGCCTGCCCCGCTGA
- the hemQ gene encoding hydrogen peroxide-dependent heme synthase: MSDSRSDDLARQLAHAVPNTLEGWGVLHQMFRVRRDALDAAWRARAAREAADAFAAMARREDGESALFSILGHKGDLLALHFRRSFDDLGRAQGEVAALGLSAMLEQTWSYVSMVEIGLYEATVALNTRLAQQGLRPHSPEWKMAVEEELAAQRHKLSERLWPKIPARRFLCFYPMNKRRSDPDNWYMLPIDERRRLMHEHGMIGRRYAGQVTQIISGSIGFDDWEWGVDLFADDPLVFKKLVYEMRFDESSARYAEFGPFVVAIRLGPDELPKFILDRS, translated from the coding sequence ATGAGCGACTCTCGTTCGGATGACCTCGCACGTCAGTTGGCGCACGCAGTGCCCAATACGCTCGAAGGATGGGGCGTGCTCCATCAGATGTTCCGCGTGCGGCGCGACGCGCTCGACGCGGCGTGGCGCGCGCGAGCTGCGCGCGAAGCGGCGGACGCGTTCGCTGCGATGGCGCGGCGCGAGGATGGCGAGAGCGCGCTGTTTTCGATCCTCGGCCACAAGGGAGACCTGCTGGCGCTCCATTTCCGCCGCTCCTTTGACGATCTCGGCCGCGCGCAGGGGGAGGTCGCGGCGCTCGGTCTGAGCGCGATGCTCGAGCAGACGTGGTCGTACGTCTCGATGGTCGAAATCGGACTGTACGAGGCGACCGTGGCGCTCAACACGCGGCTTGCGCAGCAGGGCCTGCGGCCGCATTCGCCCGAGTGGAAAATGGCGGTCGAAGAGGAGCTCGCCGCCCAGCGCCACAAGCTCAGCGAGCGCCTGTGGCCGAAGATTCCCGCGCGCCGCTTTCTATGCTTCTACCCGATGAACAAGCGGCGCAGCGACCCCGACAACTGGTACATGCTGCCGATCGACGAGCGCCGCCGCCTGATGCACGAGCACGGGATGATCGGCCGGCGCTACGCCGGTCAGGTAACGCAGATCATCTCGGGCTCGATCGGCTTTGACGACTGGGAATGGGGCGTCGACCTGTTTGCCGACGACCCGCTGGTATTCAAGAAGCTGGTGTACGAGATGCGCTTCGACGAATCGAGCGCGCGCTACGCCGAGTTCGGCCCCTTCGTCGTCGCGATCCGCCTGGGCCCCGACGAACTGCCGAAGTTCATTCTCGACCGTTCCTGA
- a CDS encoding arginine decarboxylase, pyruvoyl-dependent yields MGPFPKGVFLTKGVGKHREKLNSFELALRSAGIAEFNLVRVKSIFPPYCKLITPQEGLKRLTPGQIVFAVMSDNATDEPHRLIAASVGVAIPANPSHYGYLSEHHSFGETDQKAGDYAEDLAAMMLATILGVDFDPNASYDERKDVWRVSDKIVTTRNVTQSAIGDRDGLWTSVVAAAVFVDLPESK; encoded by the coding sequence ATGGGGCCTTTTCCGAAAGGTGTGTTTCTGACCAAGGGCGTAGGCAAGCACCGCGAGAAGTTGAACTCGTTCGAGCTCGCCCTGCGCTCGGCCGGCATCGCGGAGTTCAACCTCGTTCGCGTCAAGTCGATCTTTCCGCCCTATTGCAAGCTCATCACGCCGCAGGAGGGTCTCAAGCGGCTGACGCCGGGGCAGATCGTATTCGCCGTGATGAGCGATAACGCGACCGACGAGCCGCATCGCCTCATCGCCGCCTCGGTCGGCGTCGCAATCCCGGCCAACCCCAGCCACTACGGCTACCTCTCCGAGCATCATAGTTTTGGCGAAACCGACCAGAAGGCGGGCGACTACGCCGAGGATCTCGCCGCGATGATGCTGGCGACGATTCTCGGGGTGGACTTCGACCCCAACGCCAGCTACGACGAGCGCAAGGACGTCTGGCGGGTGTCGGACAAGATCGTCACCACCCGCAACGTGACCCAGTCGGCGATCGGCGACCGCGACGGGCTGTGGACCTCGGTGGTGGCGGCGGCAGTCTTCGTCGATCTGCCGGAGAGCAAGTGA
- a CDS encoding methylmalonyl-CoA mutase family protein has protein sequence MSNGGIEDARKAWEQRKVAPALKRGGERRAKFATTSGIEIKRQYDPTDLDDFDYLRDLGFAGEYPFTRGVQPTMYRGRLWTMRQYAGFGTAEESNRRYRYLFEHGQTGLSVAFDLPTQMGRDPDHPLARGEVGRVGVSICSIDDMETLLEALPLEKISTSMTINATAAILLALYLAVAERRGVGWDKLNGTIQNDVLKEYVARGTYIYPPRDSMRIITDIFEFATSEVPNWNTISISGYHIREAGSTAAQELAFTLADGIAYVEAAIKAGLKVDAFASRLSFFFNVHNGFFEEIAKFRAARRLWARIMKERFGATDERSMMMRFHAQTAGSTLTAQQVDNNVVRVTLQALAAVLGGAQSLHTNSRDEALALPTENSALLALRTQQIIAHESDVADTVDPLGGSYFLETLTRELETKATEYLGRIDDLGGAVAAIERGYMQREIQSAAYAYQREIETKQRIIVGVNQFTAEEEPPTDILRLNPQLEERQRERLARLRAERDAEAARAALGKVERAARDGSNLMPPIIDAVRKRATLGEISDAMRRVFGEYRPVNVL, from the coding sequence ATGTCGAACGGCGGAATCGAGGACGCACGCAAAGCCTGGGAGCAGCGCAAGGTCGCGCCCGCGCTCAAGCGCGGCGGCGAGCGGCGCGCGAAGTTCGCCACCACCTCGGGCATCGAGATCAAGCGCCAGTACGACCCCACCGATCTTGACGATTTTGACTACCTGCGCGACCTCGGCTTCGCCGGCGAGTATCCGTTCACCCGCGGCGTGCAGCCGACGATGTACCGCGGGCGGCTGTGGACGATGCGCCAGTACGCGGGCTTCGGCACCGCGGAGGAGTCCAACCGCCGCTATCGCTATCTCTTCGAACATGGGCAGACCGGGCTGTCGGTCGCCTTCGACCTGCCGACCCAAATGGGCCGCGACCCGGATCATCCGCTGGCCCGCGGCGAGGTCGGGCGGGTGGGCGTGTCGATCTGCTCGATCGACGACATGGAGACCCTGCTCGAGGCCTTACCGCTGGAAAAGATCTCGACCTCGATGACGATCAACGCCACCGCCGCGATCCTGCTTGCGCTCTACCTGGCGGTGGCCGAGCGGCGCGGGGTGGGATGGGACAAGCTCAACGGCACGATCCAGAACGACGTGCTCAAGGAGTACGTCGCGCGCGGGACCTACATCTATCCGCCGCGCGACTCGATGCGGATTATCACCGACATCTTCGAGTTCGCGACCAGCGAAGTCCCCAACTGGAACACGATCTCGATCTCCGGCTACCACATCCGCGAGGCCGGCTCGACCGCCGCCCAGGAGCTCGCCTTCACCCTCGCCGACGGCATCGCCTACGTCGAAGCGGCGATCAAGGCGGGGCTCAAGGTGGACGCCTTCGCCAGCCGGCTGTCGTTCTTCTTCAACGTCCACAACGGCTTCTTCGAGGAGATCGCCAAGTTCCGCGCAGCGCGCCGGCTGTGGGCGCGGATCATGAAAGAGCGCTTCGGCGCCACCGACGAGCGCTCGATGATGATGCGCTTCCATGCGCAGACCGCGGGCTCGACGCTGACGGCGCAGCAGGTGGACAACAACGTGGTGCGGGTTACGCTCCAGGCGCTGGCCGCGGTCCTCGGCGGCGCGCAGTCGCTCCACACCAACTCGCGCGACGAGGCGCTGGCATTGCCGACTGAGAACTCGGCCCTGCTCGCGCTGCGCACCCAGCAGATCATCGCGCACGAGTCCGACGTCGCCGATACGGTCGATCCGCTGGGCGGCTCCTACTTCCTCGAGACCCTCACGCGCGAGCTCGAGACCAAGGCTACGGAATACCTGGGCCGTATCGACGACCTCGGCGGCGCGGTGGCTGCGATCGAGCGCGGCTACATGCAGCGCGAGATCCAGTCGGCGGCCTACGCCTACCAGCGCGAAATCGAAACCAAACAGCGCATCATCGTCGGCGTCAACCAATTCACCGCCGAGGAAGAACCTCCGACCGATATTCTCCGCCTCAACCCGCAGCTCGAGGAGCGTCAGCGCGAACGCCTGGCTCGCCTGCGTGCCGAGCGCGACGCGGAAGCCGCACGCGCGGCGCTCGGGAAGGTCGAGAGGGCGGCGCGCGACGGCAGCAACCTGATGCCGCCGATTATCGACGCGGTGCGCAAGCGGGCGACCCTGGGCGAGATCTCGGACGCGATGCGGCGGGTGTTCGGCGAATACCGGCCAGTCAACGTGCTGTAG
- a CDS encoding biotin/lipoyl-containing protein translates to MRYLATMQGAEHDFEFEELGAHSYAVRMGERRFEVDLRRVGASSFSVLIGHRSFDFDVTPDGEELIVASRAGAWRVALVDERQRAIRQVEARLGRQVSGRVELKAMMPGRVVNVLVKPDQQVEVGEGVLTVEAMKMENEIKTPKAGRVVEVRVTAGQTVEKGEILAIIE, encoded by the coding sequence ATGCGATACCTGGCGACGATGCAGGGTGCGGAGCACGATTTCGAGTTCGAAGAGCTCGGCGCCCATTCCTATGCGGTCCGGATGGGCGAGCGGCGCTTCGAGGTCGATCTGCGCCGCGTCGGCGCAAGTTCGTTTTCAGTCCTCATTGGCCACCGCTCCTTCGATTTCGACGTCACGCCTGACGGCGAGGAGCTCATCGTCGCCTCGCGCGCCGGCGCATGGCGCGTCGCCCTGGTTGACGAGCGCCAGCGCGCGATACGCCAGGTGGAGGCGCGTCTCGGCCGCCAGGTCAGCGGCCGTGTCGAACTCAAGGCGATGATGCCCGGGCGGGTGGTCAACGTGCTGGTCAAACCCGACCAGCAGGTCGAAGTCGGTGAGGGCGTCTTGACCGTTGAAGCGATGAAGATGGAGAACGAGATCAAGACGCCCAAGGCCGGACGGGTGGTAGAGGTGCGGGTGACCGCGGGCCAGACGGTCGAGAAGGGCGAGATCCTGGCGATTATCGAGTAG
- the accC gene encoding acetyl-CoA carboxylase biotin carboxylase subunit, translating to MFKRILIANRGEIAVRVIRACRELGIESVAIYSDVDRAALHVREADYAVGVGPAPAAESYLNTPRIIEAAKKAGADAVHPGYGFFSENAGFARAVADAGLVFIGPSPEAIQAMGDKVESRKLMSAAGVPVVPGSPDTLSGEDEVRSYAKKIGYPVMVKAAAGGGGKGLRLVENDADLASAMRSVGGEAKSSFGDARLYVEKALSRPRHIEFQVFGDHAGNTVHVFDRECSIQRRHQKVVEESPSPFLTPEMRRAMGEVAIRAARAVGYFSAGTIEFLVDADRNFYFLEMNTRIQVEHPITELVTGVDLVKAQIEVAAGGRLPFRQEELAQRGWAVECRIYAEDPAAGFVPAPGRIDALRLPTGPGVRNDIGVYAGAEVPVYYDPIISKLAVWGRDRTEAIDRMRRALSEFVIAGDLTTNLDFHRWLMNHPRFLGGDYDTNFVAQEYRPVANGAAPDGEWTAALLAAAAAAAQHLNNHRAARAGVPRVSAARSSGSAWKTLGRLDVLRR from the coding sequence ATGTTCAAACGCATCCTGATAGCCAACCGCGGTGAGATCGCGGTTCGCGTGATCCGCGCCTGCCGCGAACTGGGAATCGAATCGGTTGCGATCTACTCCGACGTCGACCGCGCCGCCCTCCACGTGCGCGAAGCTGACTACGCGGTCGGGGTCGGCCCCGCGCCCGCGGCCGAGAGTTACCTCAACACCCCGCGCATCATCGAGGCGGCAAAGAAGGCCGGAGCCGACGCGGTCCATCCGGGTTACGGCTTCTTTTCCGAGAACGCCGGCTTCGCGCGCGCGGTCGCCGATGCCGGGCTGGTCTTCATCGGACCCTCGCCCGAGGCGATCCAGGCAATGGGCGACAAGGTCGAGTCGCGCAAGCTGATGTCGGCGGCGGGCGTGCCGGTGGTGCCCGGCTCGCCCGACACGCTCAGCGGCGAGGACGAAGTGCGCTCCTATGCCAAGAAGATCGGCTATCCAGTAATGGTCAAAGCGGCCGCAGGCGGCGGCGGCAAGGGCCTGCGCCTGGTCGAAAACGACGCCGACCTGGCCTCGGCGATGCGCAGCGTCGGCGGCGAGGCCAAGTCATCCTTCGGCGACGCCCGGCTGTACGTCGAAAAAGCGCTCAGCCGTCCGCGGCACATCGAGTTCCAGGTTTTCGGCGACCATGCCGGCAATACCGTGCACGTTTTCGATCGCGAGTGCTCGATCCAGCGCCGCCATCAGAAGGTCGTCGAGGAGTCGCCCTCGCCCTTCCTGACGCCTGAGATGCGTCGTGCGATGGGGGAGGTCGCGATCCGCGCTGCGCGGGCGGTGGGCTATTTCAGCGCAGGCACGATCGAGTTCCTCGTCGATGCCGATCGCAACTTCTACTTCCTCGAGATGAACACGCGCATCCAGGTCGAGCATCCGATCACCGAGCTCGTCACCGGCGTCGACCTGGTCAAGGCGCAGATCGAGGTAGCCGCTGGCGGCCGCCTGCCGTTTCGGCAGGAGGAGCTTGCCCAGCGCGGATGGGCGGTCGAGTGCCGCATCTACGCCGAAGATCCCGCGGCCGGCTTCGTGCCCGCGCCCGGCCGGATCGACGCGCTGCGCCTGCCAACGGGCCCCGGCGTGCGCAACGACATCGGTGTGTACGCGGGCGCCGAGGTGCCGGTCTATTACGACCCGATCATCTCGAAGCTGGCGGTATGGGGCCGCGACCGCACCGAGGCGATCGATCGGATGCGCCGCGCGCTGAGCGAGTTCGTGATAGCCGGCGATCTGACGACCAATCTCGACTTCCATCGCTGGCTCATGAACCATCCGAGGTTCCTCGGCGGCGATTACGACACCAACTTCGTCGCCCAGGAGTACCGTCCGGTGGCCAACGGCGCGGCGCCCGACGGCGAGTGGACGGCGGCGTTGCTGGCCGCCGCGGCCGCCGCCGCGCAACATCTCAACAACCATCGTGCTGCCCGGGCGGGCGTCCCGCGCGTGAGCGCGGCGCGCAGCAGCGGCTCGGCGTGGAAGACGCTGGGCCGGCTCGACGTGCTCAGGCGCTAG
- a CDS encoding acyl-CoA carboxylase subunit beta, translating to MGLKENIQRMRELSRQAELGGGEERLRRQRESGRMTARERIEFLLDPGSFVELDKFKTHRCNDFGMEQRRIPGDGVVTGYGTIDGRQVCVFSQDFTVFGGSLSGAFAEKVCKVMDLAMKTGCPVIGLNDSGGARIQEGVVSLAGYADIFLRNVMSSGVVPQISCIMGPCAGGAVYSPAMTDFIVMVRDTSYMFITGPDVIKATTHEEVSMQDLGGADTHATRSGVCHLEAPDDHGALLAVRDLLSYLPSNNVDDPPFVESDDPAERIDETLDSIVPENPNKPYDIRDILNRVVDSGHLLEIQKDYAQNIVIGFARLGGYPVGVVANQPAYLAGCLDIDASVKAARFVRFCDAFNLPLVTFVDVPGFLPGTAQEFGGIIRHGAKLLYAYCEATVPKVTVITRKAYGGAYDVMSSKHIRGDFNFAYPSAEIAVMGPEGAVNIVFRNQIEKAKDPASEKNRLVEEYRRTFANPFKAAELGYIDEVMMPRETRPRIIGALRALENKRERNPPRKHGNIPL from the coding sequence ATGGGACTTAAGGAAAATATCCAACGGATGCGCGAACTTTCGCGCCAAGCCGAGCTCGGCGGCGGCGAGGAACGCCTGCGCCGCCAGCGCGAGTCGGGCCGCATGACGGCGCGCGAGCGCATCGAATTCCTGCTCGATCCCGGCTCTTTCGTCGAGCTCGACAAATTCAAGACCCATCGTTGCAACGACTTCGGGATGGAGCAGCGGCGGATTCCGGGCGATGGCGTGGTCACCGGCTACGGCACCATCGACGGCCGCCAGGTGTGCGTATTCTCGCAGGACTTCACGGTCTTCGGTGGCAGCCTCTCGGGCGCGTTTGCCGAGAAGGTGTGCAAGGTGATGGACCTGGCGATGAAGACCGGATGCCCGGTGATCGGGCTGAACGACTCCGGCGGGGCGCGCATCCAGGAGGGCGTTGTCTCGCTCGCCGGCTACGCCGACATCTTCCTGCGCAACGTGATGAGCTCCGGGGTGGTGCCGCAGATCTCGTGCATCATGGGCCCCTGCGCCGGCGGCGCCGTGTACTCGCCCGCGATGACCGACTTCATCGTGATGGTGCGCGACACCTCGTACATGTTCATCACCGGCCCCGACGTCATCAAGGCGACCACGCACGAGGAAGTCTCGATGCAGGACCTTGGCGGCGCCGACACGCACGCGACGCGTTCGGGAGTCTGCCACCTCGAGGCCCCCGACGATCATGGCGCGCTGCTCGCCGTGCGCGATCTGCTCTCGTACCTGCCCTCGAACAACGTTGACGATCCGCCCTTTGTCGAAAGCGACGACCCCGCCGAGCGCATCGACGAGACGCTCGACTCGATCGTGCCCGAGAACCCCAACAAACCCTACGACATCCGCGACATCCTCAACCGCGTCGTCGATAGCGGCCATCTGCTGGAAATCCAGAAGGACTATGCTCAGAACATCGTGATCGGTTTCGCCCGGTTGGGCGGTTACCCGGTCGGCGTGGTCGCCAACCAGCCCGCCTATCTCGCCGGATGCCTTGATATCGACGCCTCGGTCAAGGCGGCGCGCTTCGTGCGCTTCTGCGACGCGTTCAACCTCCCACTGGTGACCTTCGTTGACGTTCCGGGCTTTCTGCCCGGCACCGCGCAGGAGTTCGGCGGGATCATCCGCCACGGCGCCAAGCTGCTGTACGCCTACTGCGAAGCGACAGTGCCCAAGGTAACCGTCATCACGCGCAAGGCGTACGGCGGGGCGTACGACGTGATGTCGTCCAAGCACATTCGCGGCGACTTCAACTTCGCCTATCCAAGCGCCGAGATCGCCGTGATGGGTCCCGAGGGCGCGGTCAACATTGTTTTTCGCAACCAGATCGAAAAAGCCAAAGACCCGGCGTCCGAGAAGAACCGTCTGGTCGAGGAGTACCGCAGGACCTTCGCCAATCCGTTCAAGGCCGCCGAGCTGGGCTATATCGACGAAGTAATGATGCCGCGGGAGACGCGCCCGCGAATTATCGGCGCGCTGAGGGCGCTGGAAAACAAGCGCGAGCGCAATCCGCCGCGCAAGCACGGCAATATCCCGCTGTGA
- a CDS encoding DUF192 domain-containing protein produces the protein MAEDARTALPRAPVVRALAALVMAAVIAGCARDPQTVIDAPDGARRAALRVELALTPAKRELGLMYRNHMDEDAGMLFVFPTAGRLRFWMKNTEIPLDMIFADPAGKIVGIVANAEPYSKQSVGPDADAQYVLEVNGGFCARHRVQVGDRMRFVGFEPRAAD, from the coding sequence ATGGCCGAAGACGCGCGCACTGCCCTTCCGCGCGCGCCGGTCGTGCGCGCGCTCGCTGCGCTCGTGATGGCCGCCGTGATAGCCGGATGCGCACGCGATCCCCAAACGGTGATCGACGCTCCCGACGGCGCCCGGCGCGCGGCGTTGCGGGTCGAGCTGGCGCTGACTCCTGCCAAACGCGAGCTGGGACTGATGTACCGCAATCACATGGACGAGGATGCCGGGATGCTGTTCGTCTTTCCCACCGCCGGCCGCTTGCGCTTTTGGATGAAGAACACCGAGATTCCGCTCGACATGATCTTCGCCGACCCTGCGGGGAAGATCGTCGGGATCGTCGCCAACGCCGAACCCTACTCCAAGCAATCGGTCGGCCCCGACGCCGACGCGCAGTACGTGCTGGAGGTTAACGGCGGCTTCTGCGCGCGCCACCGCGTACAGGTGGGCGACCGGATGCGCTTCGTCGGCTTCGAGCCGCGCGCCGCCGACTGA
- a CDS encoding cytochrome P450, translating to MSEAGEIYFNPWDEAFRANPYPYYRPLFQGPPRLLNVFVPMALVARYADCSAILRDHEHFSSVPPRSPLIEERISVFGNAPRVVFSDPPIHTRLRRLVSRAFTPRRIRELEPKIREFTNSLLNRAAARGGLDVMADLANPLPVMVIAHMLGVPPEHYPMFKRWSDTVIESDNTPPGMPLPQEVREAFAALRAYFVAEIEKRRRSPGDDLVSVLVAAHEDSEETLSEEELIAFVVILLLAGNETTTNLIGNGMLALTRHPGELERLRREPGLAASAVEEMLRYDGPVQSTVRHIRQDTEFAGMTIPAGTMIFVLVAAANRDPAQFPEPERFDIARSPNDHLAFGEGIHFCLGAPLARMEGAIAISSLLERFKRIRPATPEAPLRYKGSFFLRGLTSLPLEVG from the coding sequence ATGAGCGAAGCCGGCGAAATCTACTTCAACCCGTGGGACGAAGCGTTCCGCGCCAATCCATACCCGTACTACCGACCGCTGTTTCAGGGGCCGCCGCGGCTGCTTAACGTGTTCGTGCCGATGGCGTTGGTCGCGCGCTACGCCGATTGCAGCGCGATCCTGCGCGACCATGAGCATTTCTCCAGCGTGCCGCCGCGCAGTCCGCTGATCGAAGAGCGGATCAGCGTCTTCGGCAACGCGCCGCGCGTGGTCTTTTCCGACCCCCCGATCCACACCCGCCTGCGCCGCCTGGTGAGCCGCGCCTTCACCCCGCGGCGCATCCGCGAGCTGGAACCGAAAATCCGCGAATTCACCAACTCGCTGCTCAACCGCGCCGCCGCGCGCGGCGGACTCGACGTGATGGCCGACCTCGCCAATCCGCTGCCGGTGATGGTGATCGCACACATGCTGGGGGTGCCGCCCGAGCATTACCCGATGTTCAAGCGATGGTCGGACACGGTCATCGAGTCCGACAACACGCCACCCGGGATGCCGCTGCCGCAGGAGGTGCGCGAGGCCTTCGCCGCACTGCGCGCCTACTTCGTCGCCGAGATCGAAAAGCGCAGGCGCAGCCCGGGCGACGACCTCGTCAGCGTGCTGGTCGCCGCGCACGAGGACTCCGAGGAAACCCTGAGCGAAGAGGAACTGATCGCCTTCGTGGTCATCCTGCTGCTCGCCGGCAATGAAACCACGACCAATCTGATCGGCAACGGGATGCTCGCCCTGACGCGCCATCCGGGCGAGCTCGAACGCCTGCGCCGCGAACCCGGGCTGGCGGCGTCGGCGGTCGAGGAGATGCTGCGCTACGACGGCCCGGTCCAATCGACCGTGCGGCACATCCGCCAGGACACCGAGTTCGCGGGCATGACGATTCCAGCGGGAACGATGATTTTCGTGCTGGTGGCGGCGGCCAACCGCGACCCCGCGCAGTTCCCCGAGCCTGAACGTTTTGACATCGCACGCTCGCCCAACGACCATCTCGCCTTCGGCGAAGGCATCCATTTCTGCCTCGGCGCGCCGCTGGCGCGGATGGAAGGCGCGATCGCGATCAGCTCGCTGCTCGAGCGCTTCAAGCGCATCCGGCCCGCGACGCCGGAGGCGCCGCTTCGATACAAGGGATCGTTCTTCCTGCGCGGCTTGACCTCGCTGCCGCTCGAAGTTGGCTGA
- a CDS encoding enoyl-CoA hydratase, with product MATQDVNVNAQEAEPLLVRREAPLGWLIINRPQVRNALNLRTWQLIVKGVAELRDDPDVRVIVMRGATPEAFISGADISEFPSLRANAEQARIYRDAPGNATNALLNCPKPVIAMIAGICIGGGVQVALSCDIRIAARGTKMGIPAARLGLAYPLDGVMALAQVCGPANARDILMSARIFDADEAYAMGLVNKVVGPEELEPYVREYATRMASNAPLTMAAAKAAVREGLKDAAERDLGLVAELVSRCYDSEDYREGVRAFLEKRRPRFMGR from the coding sequence ATGGCCACACAGGATGTGAACGTCAACGCACAGGAGGCCGAGCCGCTGCTGGTGCGTCGCGAGGCGCCGCTCGGCTGGCTCATCATCAACCGCCCGCAGGTGCGCAACGCGCTCAACCTGCGCACCTGGCAGCTCATCGTCAAGGGCGTGGCGGAGCTCCGGGACGATCCTGACGTGCGCGTGATCGTGATGCGCGGGGCGACCCCCGAGGCCTTCATCTCCGGCGCCGACATCTCGGAGTTTCCGAGCCTGCGCGCCAACGCCGAGCAGGCGCGCATCTATCGCGACGCTCCAGGTAATGCCACCAACGCGCTGCTCAACTGCCCCAAGCCGGTAATCGCGATGATCGCCGGCATCTGCATCGGCGGCGGCGTCCAGGTTGCACTCTCGTGCGACATCCGGATCGCCGCGCGCGGCACGAAGATGGGAATCCCGGCCGCGCGGCTCGGTCTTGCCTATCCGCTGGACGGCGTGATGGCGCTCGCGCAGGTCTGTGGGCCAGCCAACGCGCGCGACATCCTGATGTCGGCGCGGATTTTCGACGCCGACGAGGCGTACGCGATGGGCTTGGTCAACAAGGTTGTCGGGCCGGAAGAGCTGGAGCCCTACGTGCGCGAGTACGCGACCCGGATGGCGTCCAATGCGCCGCTCACGATGGCGGCGGCGAAGGCCGCTGTCCGCGAGGGACTCAAGGACGCCGCCGAGCGCGACCTCGGGCTTGTCGCCGAGCTGGTCTCGCGCTGCTACGATAGCGAGGACTACCGCGAGGGCGTGCGCGCGTTCCTCGAAAAGCGCCGACCCCGTTTCATGGGCCGCTGA